A segment of the Nostoc sp. TCL26-01 genome:
AAAAACAAAATTGATATCAGTCACCAGTTCCTAATCACCAGCTTTCGATACATTCTCACCCCTGATGAATCAGATGAGTCTTTCGGGGGTTTTTGGTCTTTGGGTGGTTTATATCCTGCTAAGGCAATTAGATTGACACCTACAGTTGTAATTAACATACAACTTATGGCAATTTTAGTATGTAAAATTTTGTGCAAGAGCCATTGCTTAGTCATCATTATCTTCTCTCCTGTGGCATTGCACTGACTAAATTATGTAAATAAATTTGTGGTTTATCTCTACTTCTAAATTTAGTAAATATCTGTAAATAATTCCTGCTGGAAATTATCGAAAAACATTCTGAATTTTAGTATTTTTAATAAATAGAATATGTGATTACATTTTTATGTAATCTAGAGAGTATTAATTTGCTAATTAATCAGAGGTAATAGGTAATAGTTGGGTGGAGCATAGCACAACCCAACATCACAAAATTACCGCATAGTCACAAACTCTTCCGCAGAACTAGGATGAATACCTACAGTCGCATCAAAATTAGCTTTGGTTGCACCCATTTTAATAGCGATCGCAATTCCTTGAATAATCTCGGCGGCATTTGTCCCGACCATGTGCGCGCCTAGTACTTTATCAGTCTTTTGATCCACTACTAGCTTCATCATGGTTTTTTCATCTTTACCAGCTAGGGTGTAATACATTGGTCGAAAGCGACTGCGATAAATTTTCACCGCATCACCATATTTTTCTCTGGCTTCTGTTTCCGTCAGTCCTACGGTGGCTGCTTCTGGAGTGGTGAAAATAGCGGTGGGGACATTCTCGTAACTCATAATCCGCGACTTACCACCAAACACAGTATCAGCAAATGCTCGACCTTCGTTAATCGCTACTGGGGTGAGGTTAATTTTGTTAGTACAGTCTCCTACTGCATAGATATTCTCCTCCGCCGTGCGACTGTACTTATCAACAACGATCGCCCCATCATGTAGCTTAACTTTAGTATTTTCTAAACCCAAGTTATGTGTATTCGGTTTACGACCAACAGCCGCTAAACTGACAGCATCGGCAATGACGGTTTCTTCCGTACCTTCGTCTCCTCTAACTGTCACCTTCACACCTGCGCCATCTTTCTCAATGGCAATCATCTGAATTTTGTTAAGAACGCGGATACCGTGGTTAATCATCGCCTCTTGAATTTGCGATCGCAAATCATCATCGAAACCACGCAAAATCATATCACCCCGAATTATCTGAGTGACTTCAGTCCCCATCCCATGTAAAATACAGGCAAATTCTGCACCAATGTAACCTCCCCCCAAAATCACTAGGCGCTGGGGTTGTTTTTGCAGATGAAAAATATCATCAGAGGTAATGGCGTATTCAATTCCCAAAATATTCGGTCTAATGGGATGTCCACCCACAGCGATGAGAATTTTGTCGGCGGTGATTTGGCGATCGCCCACGACAATTGTATGCGAGTCAATAAACTTCCCGTATCCCTGTAAAAGTTCTACTTGAGATTTATCCAACATCCCTTGATAAATCCCATTTAAGCGAGTCACTTCATTATTCACCGCCGTAATCATTTTTTCCCAATCCAAAGAACTCTTGACTGGACTCCAGCCATATCCTTGAGATTCCTCAAACAAATCGGGAAAATGGGAAGCGTAAACCATCAGCTTTTTCGGTACACAGCCACGGTTCACACAAGTACCACCCAGTCGGTCGAATTCCGCAATCCCTACTTTAGCTCCATATTCGGCTGCGCGTCTTGCGGATGCAATTCCACCTGAACCTGCACCAATTACAAATAGGTCAAAATCGTAGGTCATGTGTCCCTCTGGGTGAATATTTTTTTAGTACAACAAATAGCGGGGGGATGGGGAGATGGGGAGTGTGGGGAGATGGGGGAGTGTGGGAAGTGTGGGAAGAAAAGTTAATTTCCTCTGCTCCTCTGCTCCTCTGCTCCTCTGCTCCTTCTCCCCTTCCATGTCCTCTAAACGCCGACGGGAGTTTTGGCTTGTTTGAGGTAAGCTAGCATGGTGTCTGCATCTGAAACTTCAAACGGATCAGTAGCACAGACATCTTCAAAACCTGGTTCAATGAAGAACTTTTCAATGTTACCGTCGTTGACTACCATTGAGTAGCGCCAAGAGCGCAGACCAAAGCCCAGGTTGGATTTATCAACTAACATCCCCATCTTACGAGTAAATTCACCATTGCCGTCGGGAAGTAAGAAAACGTTTTGAGCGCCTTGTTGCTTACCCCACTGGAACATGACGAAGGCATCATTGACAGATATACATATTACTTGATCAATTCCTAATGCTTTGAACTCTGAATAGAGTTCTTCATAACGGGGTAGGTGGGAGGTGGAACAGGTGGGAGTAAAGGCTCCAGGTAGGGAAAACACCACCACACGCTTACCACCAAAAATTTCTTGAGTAGTTAAATCTTGCCAGCGATAAGGATTTGGCCCAGGAATAGACTCATCACGAACACGGGTTTTGAAGACAACGTTAGGAACTTTGGTAATTACAGTCATGTTGACCTCTTAAGTAAGCTATTTTATGCGCGAGTAGTAACTTTCGGCTGATGAACTCAGAATAATTCTGATTTAAGAAAAACTCAATAGTTAGAAATACTTAAATTTTAGACTTAAATAAATAAAGTAATAATTTCTTATTAGTTTGGATTATAATAAAGGAAAAGTTACACAATGCAGCAACAAGTATGCAAGAACAAGCAAACGCAATTGTTCAAACCTTAAA
Coding sequences within it:
- a CDS encoding peroxiredoxin, encoding MTVITKVPNVVFKTRVRDESIPGPNPYRWQDLTTQEIFGGKRVVVFSLPGAFTPTCSTSHLPRYEELYSEFKALGIDQVICISVNDAFVMFQWGKQQGAQNVFLLPDGNGEFTRKMGMLVDKSNLGFGLRSWRYSMVVNDGNIEKFFIEPGFEDVCATDPFEVSDADTMLAYLKQAKTPVGV
- the gor gene encoding glutathione-disulfide reductase, producing the protein MTYDFDLFVIGAGSGGIASARRAAEYGAKVGIAEFDRLGGTCVNRGCVPKKLMVYASHFPDLFEESQGYGWSPVKSSLDWEKMITAVNNEVTRLNGIYQGMLDKSQVELLQGYGKFIDSHTIVVGDRQITADKILIAVGGHPIRPNILGIEYAITSDDIFHLQKQPQRLVILGGGYIGAEFACILHGMGTEVTQIIRGDMILRGFDDDLRSQIQEAMINHGIRVLNKIQMIAIEKDGAGVKVTVRGDEGTEETVIADAVSLAAVGRKPNTHNLGLENTKVKLHDGAIVVDKYSRTAEENIYAVGDCTNKINLTPVAINEGRAFADTVFGGKSRIMSYENVPTAIFTTPEAATVGLTETEAREKYGDAVKIYRSRFRPMYYTLAGKDEKTMMKLVVDQKTDKVLGAHMVGTNAAEIIQGIAIAIKMGATKANFDATVGIHPSSAEEFVTMR